In the genome of Lactobacillus intestinalis, the window AGCTAAGGTTTACAACCAAATTATCAATCAATGGATTGGAAATGCCACTTTGCAAGAACGCGAATCATTAACTAATGATTTATTCAATTCGCTCGCAGCCAGTGGCGCAACTAAAATTAACGAACTTGGAAAAAACGGGGTTGGTGGTTTTGGAGCGATTCTAATTTCTCTTACCAACTCTTCTAGACGAACTCGATTTGTCTTTGGTAGTTTAATCGCCTCTTTTTGGCAAATGATTAAAGATTTGGAAATTACCAAAATTTTGTTTACCCCCGATAGTATTGTCGGCTGGGTGCTGGTCATATTAGGAATCATTAGTTTAACCGCTCCACAATATGCGATTAGAGCTTTCGGTGCAATTGTTGCTTTTGCTGGAATAGGATTCAGTGTCAAACAAATCCTTGAAACCGCTAATTCTGCCCTTTATAAAAAGCAGAAACAATTCTTTATTATCAGTTATCTTTTGATTTTTGCTTTATCAATTGCACTTTTATCCAATAATCGGCTGTTAATCTTCCTGGCTCATTACTTCCTGGGAATTTTCCTAATTGTTTATTCCTATGTACGTTTAAGACAAATTATTCTTCACAAGGTGCCAGGAATTTTTAAAAAGATTATTATCTGTATTGAAGCCGTGGTGGCCTTCGCCTTAGGAATAGTAGTGGTAGTGAATCCTAAATACTTCAATAAACAATCTATTATTATTGTAGGAATATTGTTGATCATTTATGGCTTCTTTAAACTAGTTGAAGAATTATTCTCCCAGCGTAAAAAAATGCCAACTCACCACCGATAATAAAATTCAAAAAGCTGCCCGTTAGTAGGCAGCTTTTTTGATGAGTAAATACTATTAAGTTATTTTAATTCCTGTTCTTCATTGGACAATGTGCAACATAATCTTTATTTATCATTTATTACTCCTGCTTTTAAGTCCAAGCTTGAATACAACATATTATTAGCGGTAAAAAATTAGATATACTATGACTTAATATTGGCATTTTTATGTCATTCGTTTTTTGATAAACATATCCAAATGCTATTCCTGATAAAAATCTGTTAAGAAAAGCTACATTTAGAGTTATATTATGTGCACCGGCAAAAATAAATGCTGTTAGAATAATTGCTACCCAAGAATTTAAATTCTTAAAAACACCTTTTTGAATACTTGCTTGAAATAATAACTCTTCTAATGTTGGTGCAATTAAAATTAAATCTAGAATTAATATTACTCCTAACGGTGTTTTTAGTGTTTCAGTAAATACATCCGGATGATTTGCGTTTGAAAAAGCAGAAGGCATTGTTAATATATCCAAAATAAAGCTAAATATACCTGCTACTATAGCTAAAATCAAATATTTTTGTTTTAATTTTTTTGAGAAGTCCAATTTATTCTTAAGCCATACACAAACGAGCCATTCCATCACAAAGGTAAGTAGCACAAAAATAATCATCATAAATATATTATGAGGTATGTTTACATGTTTGAAAGCTTCAATAAATTGTTGTTGGCTATTTATTGAATAAACTGGTGTACTTTCAACAGCAGGAACTTGCATGAAAACAAAGATCAAAAATAGCCAAATTATTATTCCTACCCATTTAAATACAGATTTAATTATTTTCATAAAATTCTCCATTTATTAATTAAGTAAAAAGGGATGGAACGTAGTTCCATCCCTTTTTACTCAATTAATCTCGATCTCTCCATGAATGATGATGACGATGTCTGCCCTCAAAACCATTCTTAAAGCCCCAGAGCCAATCTCTAGCATGCGTCTATTTAAATTGTTATTACTCATCAAGATGAAAAAAGAAGATCTTAACTTCTTTACGCATCTGTTGTACCACTTACTCATAAGGGTGGCGCAAAATATAATATTTAAATCAGTACTTCTTTAGTACTTTAAATAACTTGATACTCTACCAACTCTAGTCTTATAGCTATTCTTAGAAAGAGTATATCAATAAGCATCAGTTAAAATAATGTCGTATCTTCTACGCTTTTAGTTAGCTTTTATTAATACCTTCTCTAAATCAAACCCATCTTTACCAAATACTCTGCATTTTCTACAGTATTCCAAGCAGCGCCTTTTAATAAGTTATCGGAGACAACCCACATATTAAAGGCTCCTGGGTTTTCATAATCGGGGCGAATTCTTCCCACAAAGGTATCACGTGAACCCTCTGCATTAATTGGTTGAGGATAAATTTGATTTTTAATATCATCTTGCAATACATCCCCTGGGAAATCCGCAATCACATCCATAATATCTTGCGCAGTAGCTGATTCATCTTCCACAGTGAAATAAACACTTTCCCCATGAGCGATGGGCACAGGTACACGCACACAAGTTGCAGTAACCTTAATATCCTTAGAATTCATATCATTGAGCATAATCTTCTTAGTCTCGTGAATCATTTTCCATTCTTCATGAGAATAACCACTATCTTCTAAAACATCAATTTGAGGAAGCAAATTAAATGCTAAAGGATAATGCTTTTTATCACCTTTAGTTGGCAAAATATGTGCATCTTCTTGCATATTCTTACCATCTAAGTAGGCTTGTGATTCTTTCTTAAGTTCATCGATTGCGGCTTGGCCTGCACCAGAAGCTGCTTGATAAGTTGAAACAATAATTTGCTTTAAGCCAAACTTTCTGCGAACTGGTTCTAGCGCCATCACCATCTGAATAGTGGAACAATTTGGATTAGCAATAATACCGTGATGATTCTTTAAAGCTTCCGGATTAACTTCAGGTACTACTAAAGGCACATCTTCATCCATTCTAAAAGCACTGGTGTTATCTACACAGACGGCCCCTCTTTTAACTGCTTCTGGTAAAAACTTCTTTGATACACTTCCACCAGCTGAAGACAACACTAAATCAACACCATCAAAAGAATCAGGAGTAGTTTCTTCAACTACTAAATCTTGATCCCGAAACTTAAGATGCGTGCCCGCTGAACGTGATGAAGCAAGCAGCTTCACGCTTTTAACCGGAATCGTTGACTTAGCTAATTGGTCAATCATTCTTCTACCAACTGCACCAGTAGCACCTAAAATTGCAACATTATATTCCTTACTCATTGTTCATTACCTTCTTTTAAAAACTCGCCCATTCTCTTTAATGCAACTTGCAAAGCCTCATTGGATGAGGCATAGGATAATCTAATATAACCTTCTCCACCAGGTCCAAATGCACTTCCTGGAGTAACTCCAACTTTTTTCTTAAAAGCTAAATCTAGTGCAAATTGCATATCATCGGTTCCATATTTTTCTGGAATTTTTGCAAAAATATAAAATGCGCCTTGGGGTTTAACAAACTCAACGCCCATTTTGCTTAATTCATTTACTACAAAGTCACGTCTTTTTTGATAATTTTTTTTATACTCTTCTGAATCATCAATTCCATTAGTAAGAGCTTCAATCGCCGCAGCTTGAGAGGAATCAGTAGTGGTAGTAACCATTAAGCCGTGAACCTTACTGATTTGATCCATTACCTTTTTTGGCCCTGCAATATAGCCTAAACGGTAACCCGTCATTGCATGAGATTTGGATAAACCAGAAATATATAAAGTTCTCTCTGGAATTTCAGTAGCAATTGAATAATGCTCAACACCATAAGTTAATGAACTGTAAATTTCATCAGTGATCACATAAAGATTGTATTTTTCGACTATTTTAGCTAGTTGCTTGATTTCTTCATGACTATATTCAACTCCAGTTGGATTAGTCGGATAGTTGAAAATTAATCCTTTAATAGTTGGATCATTTTTTACTACGTCTTCTAACTTTTCGGCAGTAAGTTTAAAGTTATCGCTTGCTGTATTCACTAAAGAATATTGAACTCCAGCTAAATTAGCAACTGGCCAATAAAGTGAAAAAACAGGTGTAGGAACTAAGATTTTATCTTCAGGATTAAATAAAGCAAAAATAGCGGCATTAATTGCTTCTGTAGCTCCGACAGTAGCTACAATTTCACTCTTAGGGTCATATTTAACGTGAATTGTTTTGTCTAAAAAACGACTAATAGCCTCTAGAAGCTCTTTCTTTCCTTTTTGAGGAGCATAATGAGAATCATTTTCCTCAATACT includes:
- a CDS encoding CPBP family intramembrane glutamic endopeptidase — translated: MKIIKSVFKWVGIIIWLFLIFVFMQVPAVESTPVYSINSQQQFIEAFKHVNIPHNIFMMIIFVLLTFVMEWLVCVWLKNKLDFSKKLKQKYLILAIVAGIFSFILDILTMPSAFSNANHPDVFTETLKTPLGVILILDLILIAPTLEELLFQASIQKGVFKNLNSWVAIILTAFIFAGAHNITLNVAFLNRFLSGIAFGYVYQKTNDIKMPILSHSISNFLPLIICCIQAWT
- a CDS encoding aspartate-semialdehyde dehydrogenase, coding for MSKEYNVAILGATGAVGRRMIDQLAKSTIPVKSVKLLASSRSAGTHLKFRDQDLVVEETTPDSFDGVDLVLSSAGGSVSKKFLPEAVKRGAVCVDNTSAFRMDEDVPLVVPEVNPEALKNHHGIIANPNCSTIQMVMALEPVRRKFGLKQIIVSTYQAASGAGQAAIDELKKESQAYLDGKNMQEDAHILPTKGDKKHYPLAFNLLPQIDVLEDSGYSHEEWKMIHETKKIMLNDMNSKDIKVTATCVRVPVPIAHGESVYFTVEDESATAQDIMDVIADFPGDVLQDDIKNQIYPQPINAEGSRDTFVGRIRPDYENPGAFNMWVVSDNLLKGAAWNTVENAEYLVKMGLI
- a CDS encoding aminotransferase class I/II-fold pyridoxal phosphate-dependent enzyme: MPELADNLHFSEKVENLKPSGIRIFDNKVSEIPNIIKLTLGEPDLNTPEHVKKAAVKSIEENDSHYAPQKGKKELLEAISRFLDKTIHVKYDPKSEIVATVGATEAINAAIFALFNPEDKILVPTPVFSLYWPVANLAGVQYSLVNTASDNFKLTAEKLEDVVKNDPTIKGLIFNYPTNPTGVEYSHEEIKQLAKIVEKYNLYVITDEIYSSLTYGVEHYSIATEIPERTLYISGLSKSHAMTGYRLGYIAGPKKVMDQISKVHGLMVTTTTDSSQAAAIEALTNGIDDSEEYKKNYQKRRDFVVNELSKMGVEFVKPQGAFYIFAKIPEKYGTDDMQFALDLAFKKKVGVTPGSAFGPGGEGYIRLSYASSNEALQVALKRMGEFLKEGNEQ